A part of Helicobacter ibis genomic DNA contains:
- a CDS encoding major outer membrane protein has protein sequence MKFTKLSLATCVAVAGLSSVSLAQPLEEAIKGVEVNGFLRYRYNDTRIDNEGFVKDGKRTDNQGNPVADSKGSAGHNWRAEATFKTPVVNNVAMTLGIGYHNVDQNVNHGKGVSAVNANGATVNTPFLGTGLGAGKDSNFGVTEFYATISPDTTATTIQAGKMRLATPLNDSLDDRGTGILAMNSDLPNWTFVAGAFDSWSTDDQFAGYAGDYTSVVKPLYTIAALANYETGIGNINAEAWLFSADDLIDSAVFAQLGWDSSLAHLKGQYILANLNNDLDKPFVALHGGKVQDSADLYIIEGGVKFHDYQVPLAVKVGYWGNSKDSYSVSLDNGDGGYLSYAGELWFDNPATGINISVLPTYTGITMPLENESNELSIFYGNVSYDILDNLTVGIDYVKGTNTLTRGIDAARYSGDIDFQEITPKITWQYSKALKISTYYAMLQTDADKQVILGSPDVSTWNDAVNTDSEDKNRFRVEVRYNF, from the coding sequence ATGAAATTCACAAAACTTAGTTTAGCTACCTGTGTTGCAGTAGCAGGTCTTTCATCAGTTAGTTTGGCGCAGCCACTAGAAGAAGCAATCAAAGGTGTTGAGGTTAATGGTTTCTTAAGATACAGATATAATGATACTAGAATAGACAATGAAGGCTTTGTCAAAGATGGTAAAAGAACAGATAATCAAGGTAACCCTGTGGCAGATAGTAAAGGCAGTGCTGGACACAACTGGAGAGCAGAAGCTACATTTAAAACTCCTGTTGTAAATAATGTTGCAATGACATTAGGTATCGGATACCACAATGTAGATCAAAATGTAAATCATGGTAAAGGCGTAAGTGCTGTTAATGCTAATGGTGCAACTGTTAATACTCCTTTCTTGGGAACAGGTCTTGGTGCTGGTAAAGATTCTAACTTTGGTGTAACAGAATTCTATGCTACTATCAGTCCAGATACAACGGCTACTACAATTCAAGCTGGTAAAATGAGATTGGCTACTCCTTTAAACGATTCGCTAGATGACAGAGGAACAGGTATATTAGCAATGAACTCTGACTTACCAAACTGGACTTTTGTTGCTGGTGCATTTGATTCTTGGAGCACAGATGATCAATTTGCTGGTTATGCTGGTGATTATACAAGTGTAGTTAAGCCACTATATACTATCGCTGCTCTAGCTAATTATGAAACAGGAATTGGTAATATCAATGCTGAAGCTTGGTTGTTTAGTGCTGATGATTTAATTGATAGTGCTGTATTTGCACAACTTGGTTGGGATAGCAGTCTAGCACATCTTAAGGGACAATATATACTGGCTAACCTAAACAATGATTTAGATAAGCCTTTTGTAGCGCTTCATGGCGGTAAAGTTCAAGATTCGGCTGATTTATACATTATTGAAGGTGGTGTAAAATTCCACGATTACCAAGTTCCACTAGCTGTTAAAGTTGGTTACTGGGGTAACTCAAAAGATTCTTATTCTGTATCACTTGACAATGGAGATGGTGGATACCTAAGCTATGCTGGTGAGCTATGGTTTGACAATCCTGCTACAGGAATAAATATCTCTGTTCTTCCAACATACACTGGTATTACAATGCCTCTAGAAAATGAAAGCAACGAACTTAGCATATTCTACGGAAATGTTAGCTATGATATTTTGGATAACCTAACTGTAGGTATCGACTATGTAAAGGGAACAAACACTCTTACAAGGGGTATTGATGCTGCTAGATATTCTGGCGATATTGATTTCCAAGAAATCACTCCAAAAATCACATGGCAATACTCTAAGGCTCTAAAAATTTCAACTTACTACGCTATGCTACAAACTGATGCTGATAAGCAAGTTATCTTAGGTAGCCCTGATGTAAGCACTTGGAATGATGCTGTAAATACAGATTCTGAAGATAAAAACAGATTTAGGGTAGAAGTTAGATATAACTTCTAA
- the thiC gene encoding phosphomethylpyrimidine synthase ThiC, with product MRSKWVEARKNDKVKTQLYYAKQGIITEEMQYVANIEHLDSELIRKEVAKGRLILPSNIYHTNLEPMGIGIAVRTKINSNIGSSALASSIDEEVQKTLVSIKYGADTIMDLSTGGDLDSIREAVIKNSSVPIGTVPIYQILHDVKNDINALTIDKMLEVLERQAKQGVSYFTIHCGFLLEHMPSLAKRKMGIVSRGGSLMASWMMHYHKQNPFYEAFDDILEICRKYDVSLSLGDSLRPGCLADSSDEAQLGELKVLGELTLRAWEKDVQVMIEGPGHVPMNEIERNVELQKELCHEAPFYVLGPLVTDIAAGYDHIASAIGASIAAWKGVAMLCYVTPKEHLGLPNAKDVREGIIAYKIAAHAADIARGRINARVRDDAMSNARYNFDWNRQFELALDPERAREYHDESLPQEVFKDAKFCSMCGPKFCSYKISQEIIEQHS from the coding sequence ATGCGAAGCAAATGGGTAGAAGCCCGCAAAAATGATAAAGTAAAAACGCAACTCTATTATGCAAAACAAGGTATCATCACAGAAGAAATGCAATATGTAGCAAACATAGAACATTTAGATTCTGAGCTAATTAGAAAAGAAGTGGCAAAAGGTCGCTTGATATTGCCATCAAATATCTATCACACAAATTTAGAACCAATGGGAATTGGGATTGCTGTTAGAACAAAAATTAATTCTAATATCGGTAGCTCTGCTCTTGCAAGCTCTATTGATGAAGAGGTACAAAAAACTCTAGTATCCATTAAATATGGTGCAGATACTATTATGGATTTAAGCACAGGTGGTGATTTAGATAGTATAAGAGAAGCTGTTATTAAAAACTCTAGCGTCCCTATTGGCACAGTACCTATCTATCAGATTTTACATGATGTAAAAAATGATATAAACGCACTCACCATAGATAAAATGCTTGAAGTCTTAGAACGACAAGCAAAACAAGGTGTTAGCTACTTTACAATCCATTGTGGATTCCTGCTAGAACATATGCCTTCTTTGGCAAAAAGAAAAATGGGAATTGTAAGTCGTGGCGGAAGCCTTATGGCTTCTTGGATGATGCACTATCATAAACAGAATCCTTTTTATGAAGCTTTTGATGATATTTTAGAGATTTGCAGAAAATATGATGTATCTTTAAGTCTTGGAGATTCTTTGCGTCCGGGTTGCTTAGCAGATTCTAGTGATGAGGCTCAACTTGGAGAGTTAAAAGTCTTAGGAGAGCTAACCTTAAGGGCATGGGAAAAAGATGTGCAAGTAATGATAGAAGGTCCTGGACATGTGCCTATGAATGAAATCGAACGCAATGTAGAACTACAAAAAGAGCTTTGCCATGAAGCACCTTTTTATGTTTTGGGACCACTTGTAACTGATATTGCCGCAGGATATGATCATATAGCTTCAGCCATTGGTGCTAGTATTGCAGCTTGGAAGGGTGTAGCAATGCTTTGTTATGTTACCCCAAAAGAACACTTAGGATTACCAAACGCCAAAGATGTGCGAGAGGGAATCATAGCCTACAAAATAGCAGCACATGCTGCTGATATTGCAAGAGGCAGAATCAATGCTAGGGTCAGAGATGATGCTATGAGTAATGCAAGATATAATTTTGATTGGAATAGACAATTTGAACTAGCACTAGATCCAGAGAGAGCTAGAGAATACCACGATGAGAGTCTGCCTCAAGAAGTATTTAAAGATGCGAAATTTTGTTCAATGTGCGGACCAAAATTTTGTAGCTATAAAATATCACAAGAAATAATAGAACAACATAGTTAA
- a CDS encoding Mrp/NBP35 family ATP-binding protein: protein MNQEQLLNLLKEVIYPNFEKDIVTFGFVKEMLVHENAVSLRLEIPSASNDVANSLRENITQKLENAGVSKINIDIKQPTPQQPKQPTTKNLAPQIKNFVMVSSGKGGVGKSTTSVNLAIALAMQGKKVALLDADIYGPNVPRMLGLEKDKPEVDQKLKKLIPLQAYGVEMISMGVLYDEGQSLIWRGPMIIRAIEQMLSDVIWGELDVMIIDMPPGTGDAQLTLAQSVPVTAGIAVSTPQKVALDDGARALDMFKKLKIPLAGIIENMSGFICPGCGEEYDIFGKGTTEVVAREYGTQTLAQIPIEPSVREGGDSGKPIVYFNPESKSAKEYLKAAKSLWEFIEEVNAKNLADNKEIQPINTGKSACSS, encoded by the coding sequence ATGAATCAAGAACAATTATTAAATTTATTAAAAGAGGTAATTTACCCAAATTTTGAAAAAGATATTGTAACTTTTGGATTTGTAAAAGAAATGCTAGTGCATGAAAATGCAGTATCTTTAAGACTTGAGATTCCATCAGCTTCAAATGATGTGGCAAACTCACTAAGAGAGAATATAACACAAAAGCTAGAGAACGCTGGAGTTAGCAAGATAAATATAGACATTAAACAACCAACCCCACAACAACCAAAGCAACCAACAACTAAAAATCTAGCCCCACAAATCAAAAATTTCGTAATGGTAAGCAGTGGTAAAGGTGGCGTAGGAAAATCTACAACAAGCGTGAATCTAGCAATAGCACTTGCCATGCAAGGTAAAAAGGTAGCACTGCTAGATGCAGATATTTATGGTCCAAATGTGCCTAGAATGCTTGGATTAGAAAAAGATAAGCCAGAAGTAGATCAAAAACTAAAAAAACTTATCCCACTTCAAGCATATGGGGTAGAGATGATTTCTATGGGTGTGCTTTATGATGAGGGGCAGAGTCTTATTTGGCGTGGTCCTATGATTATTCGAGCGATTGAACAAATGCTAAGCGATGTAATTTGGGGCGAGCTTGATGTTATGATTATTGATATGCCTCCGGGAACTGGTGATGCACAGCTAACTTTAGCACAAAGTGTGCCTGTAACTGCAGGAATTGCGGTATCAACTCCGCAAAAAGTAGCCTTAGATGATGGCGCAAGAGCATTAGATATGTTTAAAAAACTTAAAATCCCACTAGCAGGTATCATTGAAAACATGAGTGGCTTTATTTGCCCGGGCTGTGGAGAAGAATATGATATTTTTGGCAAAGGCACAACAGAAGTAGTAGCTAGAGAATATGGCACACAAACTCTAGCACAAATCCCGATTGAACCAAGCGTTAGAGAAGGTGGAGATAGTGGAAAACCAATTGTTTATTTCAACCCAGAATCTAAATCGGCAAAAGAATATCTAAAAGCTGCAAAAAGCTTGTGGGAATTCATAGAAGAAGTAAATGCTAAAAATCTAGCTGATAATAAAGAGATTCAACCAATCAACACTGGAAAGTCAGCTTGTTCATCATAA
- a CDS encoding thiamine-phosphate kinase produces MKDSERLFIKSLEDTRATLGLGDDCFVFNDYVIASDSFFEDVHFKIKWCNLYDIIEKAFLVNLSDIYATNATPVYAMLNISIPHNFRQIKELSNIIGSIALKHGVRIIGGDTIKDSKLQISLTLIGKLQKKPLLRWRIKRGDYMAYTSPFSALTKAKAQKFGKNISALKIALRYNYVKHNSRFSKPLLYPRMIFEINKIANAGMDISDGIFMDLQRLSSKNNVSFRFCKAIFEWFYSPEEYQMLYAISPKKLTKARNIAKKHRHKLEIFARAKIGRYTSKKRNWHS; encoded by the coding sequence ATGAAAGATAGTGAGAGATTATTTATAAAATCATTAGAGGATACTAGAGCTACACTTGGACTTGGCGATGATTGTTTTGTGTTTAACGATTATGTAATTGCTAGCGATTCATTCTTTGAAGATGTGCATTTTAAAATAAAGTGGTGCAATTTATATGACATTATAGAAAAGGCATTCTTAGTAAATCTCTCTGACATATATGCTACAAATGCTACTCCAGTGTATGCAATGCTAAATATCTCAATACCGCATAACTTTAGACAGATAAAAGAGTTATCAAATATCATAGGCAGTATTGCCTTAAAGCATGGAGTTAGAATAATAGGTGGAGATACTATAAAAGATTCAAAGCTTCAAATTTCATTAACACTTATTGGTAAATTACAAAAAAAACCACTTTTAAGATGGAGGATAAAAAGGGGTGATTATATGGCTTATACTAGCCCTTTTAGTGCATTAACCAAAGCTAAAGCACAAAAATTTGGCAAAAATATTTCTGCACTAAAAATAGCATTAAGATATAACTATGTAAAACATAATAGTAGATTTTCTAAACCTCTATTGTATCCTAGAATGATTTTTGAGATAAATAAAATAGCAAATGCAGGTATGGATATATCTGATGGAATCTTCATGGATTTGCAGAGACTATCATCAAAAAACAATGTATCTTTTAGATTTTGTAAGGCTATTTTTGAATGGTTTTATTCTCCAGAGGAGTATCAAATGCTATATGCAATTTCTCCAAAGAAACTAACAAAAGCAAGAAATATAGCTAAAAAACATAGACATAAGTTAGAGATATTTGCAAGAGCCAAGATAGGGAGATATACAAGCAAAAAAAGAAATTGGCATAGTTAA
- the nadC gene encoding carboxylating nicotinate-nucleotide diphosphorylase: MLKILLDDFLKQALLEDNGRGDLYYLLSDKKIVKTRVIAKDSGILSGEIYITRLCELVGVDCEFLIHDSNEFKSGDIILNISGLDRDILSIERVLLNILQHSSGIATNANKYAKKLQNTKCKILDTRKTRPLLREFEKYSSKQGGIVNHRLGLDDCLMLKDTHMANISNLKEFVEKAKSKIPWTSKIEVECEDIRFFKEALSSGVDIIMCDNMQIDDIIKCVRLRNDIAPHVLIEASGNITLDNILEYANSGIDAISSGSIIHQARWIDLSMKFIDER, from the coding sequence ATGTTAAAGATTTTGTTAGACGATTTTTTAAAACAAGCATTATTAGAGGATAATGGTAGAGGGGATTTATATTATTTGCTATCAGACAAAAAGATAGTCAAAACAAGAGTGATAGCTAAAGATAGCGGAATTTTATCAGGTGAAATTTATATAACTAGGTTGTGTGAGTTGGTTGGAGTTGATTGTGAGTTTTTAATACATGATTCTAATGAATTTAAAAGTGGGGATATTATTTTAAATATTTCTGGGCTTGATCGTGATATTTTATCTATTGAGAGAGTGTTATTAAATATTTTACAACATTCAAGTGGGATTGCTACAAATGCTAATAAATACGCAAAAAAACTACAAAATACAAAGTGCAAAATACTAGATACTAGGAAAACTAGGCCTCTTTTAAGGGAGTTTGAAAAATACTCATCTAAACAAGGTGGAATTGTAAATCATAGATTGGGTTTAGATGATTGTTTAATGCTAAAAGATACTCATATGGCTAATATTTCTAACTTAAAAGAATTTGTAGAAAAAGCTAAAAGCAAGATTCCATGGACTTCAAAAATAGAAGTTGAGTGTGAGGATATTCGATTTTTTAAAGAGGCACTAAGTAGTGGTGTGGATATTATTATGTGTGATAATATGCAGATAGATGACATAATAAAGTGTGTGAGATTAAGGAATGATATAGCGCCCCATGTATTAATTGAAGCTAGTGGTAATATTACTTTAGATAATATTTTAGAATATGCAAATAGCGGTATAGATGCTATTTCTAGTGGTTCTATAATACATCAAGCTAGGTGGATTGATTTAAGTATGAAGTTTATAGATGAAAGATAG
- the nadA gene encoding quinolinate synthase NadA → MIQEIKNLKEKNNVLLVAHYYQQDCIVEIADLVGDSLELARKASSSNEDIVLFCGVGFMGQSVKILAPKKRVFMPKIACCSMARMIDDTYFDKSIEILKSYGIDEVFPITYINSNAEVKAKVAELGGVVCTSSNAKKIMDYALKQNKKIFFLPDRCLGQNLAQSQGLKSVVLGIDSKEDVILSDVICYDGFCSVHQLFKVEDIEFFKEKYKDILIAVHPECPPEVVQKADFVGSTSQIISFVNGLDDSQKVAVGTEFNLVNRLRPSKNGIQNTFVLSSTKPECPTMNETTLQDVLNSLNAIDSGEAYNEIILNSDVALKAKIALDKMLELS, encoded by the coding sequence ATGATACAGGAAATAAAGAATCTTAAAGAAAAAAACAATGTTTTGCTTGTAGCACATTATTATCAACAAGATTGCATAGTTGAGATAGCAGACTTAGTTGGAGATAGTTTAGAGTTAGCAAGAAAGGCAAGTTCTAGCAATGAGGACATTGTATTATTTTGCGGTGTTGGGTTTATGGGGCAGAGTGTTAAGATATTAGCACCAAAAAAGAGGGTTTTTATGCCAAAAATTGCTTGTTGCTCTATGGCTAGAATGATAGATGATACATATTTTGATAAGTCAATAGAGATTCTAAAAAGCTATGGTATAGATGAAGTTTTTCCTATTACATATATTAACTCAAATGCTGAAGTCAAAGCAAAAGTAGCCGAGTTAGGCGGAGTTGTATGCACTAGTTCTAATGCAAAAAAAATAATGGATTATGCACTAAAGCAAAATAAAAAGATATTTTTCTTGCCAGATAGATGCTTGGGACAGAATCTAGCGCAATCACAGGGGTTAAAGAGTGTAGTATTAGGGATAGATAGCAAAGAAGATGTAATTTTAAGTGATGTGATTTGTTATGATGGATTTTGCTCTGTTCATCAGCTTTTTAAGGTGGAGGATATAGAGTTTTTTAAAGAGAAATATAAAGATATATTAATAGCAGTTCATCCAGAATGTCCGCCAGAAGTCGTGCAAAAGGCTGATTTTGTTGGCTCTACTAGCCAGATCATAAGCTTTGTAAATGGGTTAGATGATAGTCAGAAGGTTGCGGTTGGAACAGAGTTTAATTTGGTAAATCGTCTAAGACCTAGTAAGAATGGAATCCAAAATACATTTGTCCTATCTTCTACAAAGCCAGAATGTCCAACAATGAATGAAACAACCCTGCAAGATGTGCTGAATTCACTAAATGCTATAGATAGCGGTGAGGCTTATAATGAAATAATTTTAAATAGCGATGTTGCTCTAAAGGCCAAGATAGCATTAGATAAGATGTTAGAACTCTCATAG
- a CDS encoding phosphatidylserine decarboxylase codes for MTLVISKIFEYISHFCFFTPLQILINKAYVKLFNISLDEFDSIESYRSLNSLFTRSLVREREFLEDLSVLISPSDGLITEVGKCTNNKALQIKGEEYVVSDFLDKSIDDDYEFINIYLSPSNYHRFHAPTNLIVKKVRFIKGALYPVNNFALKNVENLFTKNKRVVLECVDFYDNEFFIVAIGALNVGRIQIHITPELIDKKDSCVIILDDIKINKGDEIGYFEMGSTIVMITKGWNYNVESGNKVLFGNDIGVSHDTGNKES; via the coding sequence ATGACTTTGGTTATTTCGAAAATATTTGAGTATATTTCTCATTTTTGCTTTTTCACACCTTTACAGATTCTTATAAATAAAGCTTATGTTAAGTTATTTAATATCTCATTAGATGAATTTGATAGCATTGAATCTTATAGGAGTTTAAATTCTCTTTTTACTCGTTCTTTGGTTAGGGAGAGAGAGTTTTTGGAGGATTTAAGTGTATTAATCTCGCCTAGCGATGGATTGATAACTGAAGTAGGAAAATGCACAAACAATAAAGCATTGCAAATAAAGGGAGAAGAGTATGTTGTATCTGACTTTTTGGATAAAAGCATAGATGATGATTATGAGTTTATAAATATCTATTTATCTCCAAGTAATTACCATAGATTCCATGCTCCAACGAATCTAATAGTAAAAAAGGTGAGGTTTATAAAGGGTGCTTTATATCCGGTGAATAATTTTGCACTAAAGAATGTTGAAAATCTTTTTACCAAAAATAAAAGAGTTGTGCTAGAGTGCGTTGATTTCTATGATAATGAGTTTTTTATTGTGGCAATAGGTGCGTTAAATGTCGGTAGAATCCAAATACATATAACACCAGAGCTGATAGATAAAAAAGATTCTTGTGTGATTATATTAGATGACATAAAGATTAATAAAGGTGATGAAATAGGGTATTTTGAGATGGGTTCTACCATAGTTATGATAACTAAGGGTTGGAATTATAATGTAGAATCAGGTAATAAGGTGTTATTTGGTAATGATATAGGAGTAAGCCATGATACAGGAAATAAAGAATCTTAA
- a CDS encoding arginyltransferase: protein MEVFELENSLSKCSYLEGLESNMKYFYIKQCTNDFYMTLLERGWRRFGHYFFVPICSTCNACVTIRQDCQAFEFSKSHKRILKNPIKVVINRPHVTQEHLMLYDKYHRYMNRKKKWNYTQITLDNYYDTFVAGYEEFGYEFDYYFEDLLIGVALVDILPDAISSVYCYYDHDFKKYSIGTYSILKQIQFAKSYNIPYLYPGYWIKNHYAMGYKEKFKPFEILLNRPTLEDKCIWIKE from the coding sequence ATGGAAGTTTTTGAGTTAGAAAATAGCCTATCTAAGTGCAGTTACTTAGAAGGCTTAGAATCGAATATGAAATATTTCTATATCAAACAATGCACAAATGACTTTTATATGACACTTCTTGAGAGAGGTTGGCGAAGGTTTGGTCATTATTTCTTTGTACCTATTTGCTCTACTTGTAATGCCTGTGTAACAATTAGACAGGATTGTCAAGCTTTTGAGTTTAGTAAATCGCATAAGAGAATCTTAAAAAATCCAATTAAGGTTGTAATAAATAGACCTCATGTAACACAAGAACATCTAATGCTATATGACAAATATCACAGATATATGAATCGTAAGAAAAAGTGGAATTACACTCAAATCACACTTGATAATTATTATGATACATTTGTTGCTGGATATGAGGAGTTTGGCTATGAGTTTGACTATTATTTTGAGGATTTGCTAATAGGTGTTGCGTTAGTTGATATACTGCCTGATGCTATATCATCTGTGTATTGTTATTATGACCATGATTTCAAGAAGTATTCAATAGGCACTTATTCTATATTAAAGCAAATACAATTTGCAAAATCATATAATATACCTTATTTATATCCTGGTTATTGGATAAAAAATCACTATGCTATGGGCTATAAAGAGAAGTTTAAGCCATTTGAGATTTTGCTTAATAGACCAACTTTGGAGGATAAATGCATATGGATAAAGGAATGA
- a CDS encoding murein transglycosylase domain-containing protein: MRFYKLCLFSIAGGLFLGGCLLGYRDVIYNPQAAPTREQIIKKAVSYATNPQKLEEDIKNLPIRFKEAVTKLTQNASKKWGSNTPTASQDVYVKYTDSYLSRAEVDFNKGVISVYTLDEKNPKQSLHKAIVTTLLTPEDPEGVDLYSDKDIEYSGKPYLADLVKDNDGVSVLYPWRANKYADYLVNNKLQTKEFTQNGVQKKAHYVQFNMVEDREIQSEHKYGEFVALFAKEYKLEQALIFAIIKTESHFNPYAVSHIPAYGLMQVVPGSAGRDVYKALNNTDGIPTKEMLFTPKTNIQYGSTYLNILFTRYLKGINNSLSQEYCVIAAYNTGSGNVLSVFHKDRKKAVEIINSMSSADVYKKLRTSLKYEEARNYLHKVTTAKKEFQGHVALEDKNVLLGLK, encoded by the coding sequence TTGAGATTCTATAAACTTTGTTTATTTAGTATAGCTGGCGGTTTGTTTTTAGGTGGTTGTCTGCTTGGATATAGAGATGTAATTTATAATCCACAAGCAGCACCAACTAGAGAACAAATTATAAAAAAAGCAGTATCATATGCTACAAATCCTCAAAAACTAGAAGAAGATATTAAAAATCTTCCTATTAGATTTAAAGAAGCAGTAACAAAACTTACACAAAACGCGTCAAAAAAATGGGGAAGTAATACTCCAACTGCTTCGCAAGATGTGTATGTTAAATATACAGATTCTTATCTTTCTCGTGCCGAAGTTGATTTTAACAAAGGTGTTATTTCAGTATATACACTAGATGAGAAGAATCCAAAGCAATCATTGCACAAAGCTATTGTAACAACTCTTCTTACTCCTGAAGACCCAGAAGGTGTTGATTTGTATTCTGATAAGGATATAGAATATTCTGGTAAGCCATATCTAGCAGACTTAGTTAAGGATAATGATGGCGTTTCTGTGCTTTATCCTTGGAGGGCAAATAAATATGCTGACTATCTTGTAAATAACAAGTTGCAAACAAAAGAATTTACCCAAAATGGGGTTCAAAAAAAGGCTCATTATGTTCAATTTAATATGGTTGAAGATAGAGAGATTCAAAGTGAGCATAAGTATGGTGAGTTTGTTGCTTTATTTGCAAAAGAGTATAAGCTAGAACAAGCTTTGATTTTTGCGATTATAAAGACAGAAAGTCATTTTAACCCATATGCCGTAAGTCATATACCTGCTTATGGGCTTATGCAAGTTGTGCCCGGAAGTGCTGGTAGAGATGTGTATAAGGCATTAAACAATACAGATGGAATCCCAACTAAAGAAATGCTCTTTACCCCAAAGACAAATATACAATATGGTTCGACATATCTAAATATTTTATTTACTAGGTATTTAAAGGGAATAAATAATTCTCTCTCACAAGAATATTGTGTTATAGCTGCTTATAATACTGGTAGTGGGAATGTGCTATCTGTGTTTCACAAGGATAGAAAAAAGGCAGTTGAGATAATAAATTCTATGTCTTCTGCTGATGTATATAAGAAGCTAAGAACTTCATTGAAATATGAAGAAGCTAGAAATTATTTACATAAAGTTACAACTGCTAAAAAAGAGTTTCAAGGGCATGTAGCCTTGGAGGATAAGAATGTGCTCTTGGGCTTGAAGTGA
- a CDS encoding DJ-1 family glyoxalase III yields MKNVMVILANGFEEIECIAVVDVLRRAGSNVALVSISNSLEVTSQGNVKVVADKLLSNVSVDSVDAVVLPGGYGGVMGMMESNELSSIVSNIHKKGKIISAICAAPLFLDKLDILGELQFTCYPSVKENIKAKNYTAIKPVIHDKNIITSQGPATALEFGLYLASILEGSDVSKSIREGMLHA; encoded by the coding sequence ATGAAAAATGTAATGGTTATTTTAGCTAATGGCTTTGAAGAGATAGAATGTATAGCCGTAGTTGATGTCTTGCGTAGAGCAGGTAGCAATGTTGCTCTAGTTAGTATTAGTAATAGTTTGGAGGTTACTTCTCAAGGAAATGTAAAGGTAGTGGCTGATAAATTGTTAAGCAATGTTAGTGTAGATTCTGTTGATGCTGTTGTTTTGCCAGGTGGATATGGTGGTGTTATGGGTATGATGGAATCTAATGAGCTTAGTAGCATTGTAAGTAATATTCACAAGAAAGGAAAAATAATATCTGCTATTTGTGCTGCTCCTTTATTTTTGGATAAGTTAGATATTCTAGGAGAGCTACAATTTACATGCTATCCTAGTGTTAAAGAGAATATCAAAGCTAAAAACTACACTGCTATAAAGCCTGTAATTCATGATAAAAATATTATTACTTCACAAGGACCGGCTACTGCACTTGAATTTGGATTGTATCTAGCTTCTATACTTGAGGGTAGTGATGTTTCTAAATCTATAAGAGAGGGGATGTTGCACGCTTGA
- the efp gene encoding elongation factor P, with translation MAYSMGDLKKGLKVELEGIPYRITEYQHVKPGKGAAFVRVKMKSFLDGRVLEKTFHAGDKCDEPNLQERSMQFLYHDGDYYQFMDNESYEQIGLSKDQVADSAKWMIDGMAVSILFHNGKAITVSVPQSVELKIVETPPNFKGDTTSAGKKPATLETGAVVQVPYHVLEGDVIRVNTETGEYLDKVK, from the coding sequence ATGGCGTATTCAATGGGAGATTTGAAAAAGGGTTTAAAAGTTGAGCTAGAAGGGATTCCATACAGGATCACAGAATATCAACATGTAAAGCCTGGTAAAGGTGCGGCTTTTGTTAGAGTTAAGATGAAGTCTTTTTTGGATGGTAGAGTGTTGGAAAAAACTTTCCATGCTGGCGATAAATGTGATGAGCCAAATTTGCAAGAGCGTTCGATGCAGTTCTTATACCATGATGGTGATTATTATCAATTTATGGATAATGAAAGCTATGAGCAAATTGGGCTAAGTAAGGATCAAGTAGCAGATTCTGCTAAGTGGATGATAGATGGCATGGCAGTGTCAATCCTCTTTCATAATGGAAAGGCAATAACTGTTAGTGTGCCACAAAGTGTTGAATTAAAGATAGTAGAAACTCCACCAAACTTCAAAGGTGATACAACAAGTGCAGGTAAAAAACCAGCTACACTTGAGACAGGTGCGGTTGTGCAAGTGCCATATCATGTGCTAGAAGGTGATGTAATTAGGGTAAATACAGAAACAGGCGAGTATTTAGATAAGGTAAAATAA